One Aphidius gifuensis isolate YNYX2018 linkage group LG3, ASM1490517v1, whole genome shotgun sequence DNA window includes the following coding sequences:
- the LOC122853269 gene encoding ADP-ribosylation factor-like protein 2-binding protein → MENKNNYNDASFDEIIGHIEDILMEPKFQELQNIFLEKYWSEFDYSEENKLTYIEIFNEYHRAIESYIEKSLTKTLPGFAMESLIKQLSDQGPDLDGEVFEVLSTFTDFLAFKEMILDYRSMKEGKVQDLSSGISIISVRVDESSSTFVG, encoded by the exons atggaaaataaaaataattacaatgatgcatcatttgatgaaataattggaCACATTGAAGATATTTTGAtgg AGCCAAAATTTCAAGAActgcaaaatatttttttagaaaaatattggaGTGAGTTTGATTATTCTgaggaaaataaattgacatatattgaaatatttaatgaatat CACAGAGCAATAGAATCATATATCGAAAAAAGTTTGACTAAAACATTACCAGGTTTTGCAATGGAgtcattaataaaacaattgag TGATCAAGGTCCTGACCTGGATGGTGAAGTTTTCGAGGTATTATCAACATTCACAGATTTTCTGGCATTCAAAGAAATGATTTTGGACTACAGATCA ATGAAGGAAGGCAAAGTCCAAGACCTGAGCAGTGGAATCTCTATAATATCTGTAAGAGTTGATGAATCCTCATCAACTTTTGTTGGATAA
- the LOC122853233 gene encoding uncharacterized protein LOC122853233, giving the protein METVDVCSVNVSELVTSSFCANWSEDNNLSIITEKGVHVFELQPNPLCPVPMPKFKRSFMYPTDNLPTEILLSDINNQLNTYSKNEFYSLMMDSPLTPKIYDKADHIPRIITSIWSPIKLAQPSKCLLATLTSAGAVDLLFKSGKNWFSICNISTIWLDIIKNKLESIEPNKHHDAVTFRNEARKLQATSIAWSTLQQSSNKFYCYFLTSFRSGDLVIWRIDQIPELSFKVNATMALNIQVNQSSSTTSTAERITKLCWITLANNKHVVIVGYFDGRIHGIELDDEPEIMTEISRKKYIDSVDKMPVTSIQSIKLTNGNTHVVVTKNFFIISLILNENGDLIHNNYIKIMGFSITGLVIINETETIITTQNGGMHFIKLNEQSKLTSSQINNESISKSLKVQYRGLACSPSKATFINVTSPNCQHDHLINREPSILQLFHLNIENMNPWLILNSSECNFNIHWDCLEVIRIKAAKSIEPEDVLPIIDEELETMSIHKLRITMWMTLITKVLKKKKILKKIDNIVGEISEAQPLIFVNSVSSYLLKLIDKNNLNDYNRLSMHFLRLYLEVYLAGEDDTKNTSLTKENITVDYAINAVKMTSNMDLIEVEACNLCGEIITELPWIMSNCPKGHKLPRCALTLLQITCLRYKSCPTCGRLYHPSLDDDYDQVRCIYCDIPAIYDPRIIGVDDDIHENCKNLSVKPIWEIQASKIPQEI; this is encoded by the exons ATGGAGACTGTAGATGTATGTAGTGTGAATGTTTCTGAACTTGTAACATCAAGTTTTTGTGCAAATTGGTCAGAagacaataatttatcaataataactgAAAAAGGAGTTCATGTTTTT gAACTTCAACCAAATCCATTATGTCCAGTACCAATgccaaaatttaaaagatcatTTATGTATCCAACAGACAATTTACCaacagaaatattattatctgatataaataatcagtTGAATACTTAtagtaaaaatgaattttattcattgatgATGGATTCACCATTAACACCAAAAATTTATGACAAAGCTGATCATATACCACGTATTATAACATCAATATGGTCACCCATAAAACTTGCTCAACCATCAAAATGTCTTTTGGCAACTTTAACATCTGCTGGAgctgttgatttattatttaaatctggTAAAAATTGGTTTTCCATATGTAACATATCAACAATATGGCtggatattattaaaaataaacttgaatcaATTGAGCCAAATAAACATCATGATGCTGTGACATTTAGAAATGAAGCAAGAAAATTACAAGCAACATCAATTGCTTGGAGTACACTACAACAATCttcaaataaattctattgttattttttaacttcattTAGAAGTGGTGATTTAGTTATTTGGCGAATTGATCAAATACCTGAACTTTCATTTAAAGTTAATGCAACAATGGCTTTAAACATACAGGTAAatcaatcatcatcaacaacatcaacagctGAAAGAATAACAAAACTCTGTTGGATCACACTTGCTAATAATAAacatgttgttattgttggaTATTTTGATGGAAGAATTCATGGTATAGAGCTAGATGACGAACCTGAAATAATGACAGAAATatcacgaaaaaaatatattgacagtGTTGATAAAATGCCAGTAACATCaattcaatcaataaaattaacaaatggaAATACTCATGTTGTTGTaacaaagaatttttttataatttcattgatcCTCAATGAAAATGGTGACTTGATACacaataattacataaaaattatggGATTTTCTATAACag gacttgttattataaatgaaacagaaacaataataacaactcAAAATGGTGGCatgcattttataaaattaaatgaacaatcaaaattaacaagtagccaaataaataatgaatcaataaGTAAATCATTAAAAGTACAATATCGTGGTTTAGCATGTTCACCAAGTAAAGCAACATTTATCAATGTAACAAGTCCAAATTGTCAACATGATCATTTGATTAATCGTGAACCAAGTATACtacaattatttcatttaaatattgaaaatatgaatCCAtggttaattttaaattcaagtgaatgtaattttaatattcattggGATTGTCTTGAGGTTATTAGAATAAAAGCAGCGAAATCGATTGAACCAGAAGATGTATTACCAATTATTGATGAAGAACTTGAAACAATGTCAATTCATAAATTACGTATAACAATGTGGATGACATTAATaacaaaagtattaaaaaagaaaaaaatacttaaaaaaattgataatattgttggTGAAATATCTGAAGCACAAccattaatatttgttaattcagtatcaagttatttattaaaattaattgataaaaataatctcaaTGATTATAATCGTTTATCAATGCATTTTTTAAGACTTTATCTTGAAGTTTATTTAGCTGGTGAAGATGATACTAAAAATACAtcattaacaaaagaaaatataacagTTGATTATGCTATTAATGCAGTTAAAATGACATCAAACATGGACTTGATTGAAGTTGAAGCATGTAATTTATGTGGTGAAATAATAACAGAGCTACCATGGATTATGTCAAATTGTCCAAAAGGACATAAGCTACCAAGATGTGCATTGACACTATTACAAATAACATGTTTAAGATATAAAAGTTGTCCAACATGTGGTAGACTTTATCATCCATCATtggatgatgattatgatcaAGTACGTTGTATTTATTGTGATATTCCAGCAATTTATGACCCAAGAATAAttggtgttgatgatgatattcatgaaaattgtaaaaatctcAGTGTTAAACCAATTTGGGAAATACAAGCTTCAAAAATTCCCCAAgaaatataa
- the LOC122853255 gene encoding enkurin → MDSDSDDDEDITGLISKPPTKYIPPARYISRHRNSIKSDLSRSKSAHLTLGVPNVPLNPPEEYLKKQSRTIIKRDDINHKHYHRPDYQHKLPSWEPIKRSSKSINGDDKNTSTMNSVDFRKRNISNVKKSQPSMPRMYYVDDRRGSSFPLLSSGLVPRHISYDKSNSKSNQIKKITNENKTIRSSSTDRGTVENASQRRSTSESKKSQNLNTTNRESTRDNSDKLINTKKKQTSVSKNDSKKLNNNTKKNSHQSKIVKSANDKLHGVMKNNNQSTISKSANEKLHNVMKKNDQSTILKSDNERSMSLENNKKRLSSSARRSTGRESNCHFVTEEERAELLLGMKNKWDELMKRFQSLPFLSDTPPKAKRKSMLEEQLKQLEKDIDNIQRHPYIYVYDNDNN, encoded by the exons atgGATTCTgacagtgatgatgatgaggatatTACTGGATTGATATCAAAACctccaacaaaatatattcctCCAgcaag ATACATTTCACGACATcgtaattcaataaaatcagaTCTAAGTCGAAGTAAAAGTGCTCATCTAACACTTGGAGTACCAAATGTTCCATTAAATCCTCcagaagaatatttaaaaaaacaatcaaggACAATTATTAAGAGAGATGATATTAATCATAAGCATTATCATCGACCTGATTATCAACATAAGCTACCATCCTGGGAACCAATTAAAAGGTCATCAAAATCCATCAatggtgatgataaaaatacatcaacaatGAATTCAGTTGATTTTAGAAAACGTAATATTagtaatgttaaaaaatcacAGCCTTCAATGCCAAGAATGTATTATGTTGATGATAGAAGAGGTAGTTCATTTCCACTTTTATCAAGTGGACTTGTTCCTCGTCATATAAGttatgataaatcaaataGTAAAAGCAACCAg attaaaaaaattactaatgaaaataaaactatcaGATCTTCGTCTACTGATAGAGGAACAGTTGAAAATGCATCTCAAAGAAGATCAACAAgtgaatcaaaaaaatcacaaaatttaaatacaactaATCGAGAATCAACTCGAGATAAttctgataaattaataaatactaaaaaaaaacaaacgtcagtatcaaaaaatgattctaaaaaattaaataataatactaaaaaaaatagtcatcaatcaaaaattgtaaaatcagccaatgataaattacatggtgtcatgaaaaataataatcaatcaacaatttcaaaatcaGCCAATGAAAAGTTACATAATGTCATGAAGAAAAATGatcaatcaacaattttaaaatcagaTAACGAAAGATCAATgagtttagaaaataataaaaaaagactaTCAAGTTCAGCTAGAAGATCAACTGGAAGAGAATCAAATTGTCATTTTGTTACAGAAGAAGAACGAGCTGAGCTTCTTTTg ggaatgaaaaataaatgggATGAATTGATGAAAAGATTTcaaagtcttccatttttaTCAGACACACCACCAAAAGCCAAACGTAAATCAATGCTTGAAGAACAACTTAAACAGCTTGAAAAAGACATTGATAATATTCAACGTCATCCTTATATTTATGTCtatgacaatgataataattaa
- the LOC122853231 gene encoding uncharacterized protein MAL13P1.304-like, translated as MMSSLKTKSDLYLASSLCDGLEDENLNQVKTLLQINKANPNVIIPLYGIAPLHLIVGNSSESFADEVTKLFIQHGGNPNVRSLDGMTPVHIAASWGRMNILKILLNNGGDPLSVDDDGKTPFDYAFEGSYYRAISLLNKYYPYNEMSKGNLSNDSEDNDADDNDNDEDDDDDDYVQDNPVEFKLEKILINRGDYVAEYVPSEIDTSINKINNTTLITSDYDDSFIKKLSLSNSQEFNYDDDDSFDESHSSFYHSLASMNCDDENIIEKIPNDNFNKINFHLNKFDTSIVSKSPNFNVININQKLKNYISYVNSALIKNNKYNISLIKKDCQSKDSIFLNSLNSKCVSNITLDETNPMTNSQDNLSLTITNDEEEKSLESSSNVNLKHIYPITNYDGNNLFFDKEPTSCYHTAKNSNRFATNQTTKLDNNPQGDIVDFDASIGCSETSFYSIDEEYEYVDPVKNVAFIERRLLVLSPGREVDEMDKAKDENSWLKKLDELSIESNENEASTSLNKCSIDNETLRRRLTEHGEIPGPITNTTYHVYLKRLYRLERKCDKNYEQCRKLDTVNKVEMKISQSSGSSKLLTTDWLTNYKFYQDLEDKALREYQNIDDKRKYRGGTGKVSFNYLLLDPRVTNDLPRKADKLSLAERWTIFINSIFYIGKGKAARSAAHLYDASDVWTGKKKYVGGSNKKIQRILDIWKNNKGVICLHVFTNTMQEEAFTREAAMIDALGTENLSNCNRGNYYGTAKTMSNQDKNSLGKFLLYKAMEIFMFEGERQLFPKNIE; from the exons ATGATGTCAAGTTTAAAAACTAAAAGTGATTTATATTTGGCTTCATCTCTGTGTGATGGTCTTGAAGATGAAAATCTAAATCAAGTTAAAACAttgttacaaataaataaagcaaatCCAAATGTTATTATACCACTTTATGGAATAGCTCCATTACATTTAATTGTTGGTAATTCATCAGAATCATTTGCTGATGAAGTAACGaagttatttattcaacatggAGGTAATCCAAATGTTAGATCACTTGATGGAATGACACCAGTACATATTGCAGCATCATGGGGTcgtatgaatattttaaaaattttattaaataatggaGGTGATCCATTgtctgttgatgatgatggtaaaaCACCATTTGATTATGCATTTGAAGGATCTTATTATAGAGCTATTTCATtgctcaataaatattatccatATAATGAAATGTCTAAAGGAAATTTGTCTAATGATAGTGAAGATAATGATGCAGATGACAATGACaatgatgaggatgatgatgacgatgattaTGTACAAGACAATCCAGTAgaatttaaattagaaaaaatattaatcaatagagGTGATTATGTTGCAGAGTATGTACCATCTGAAATTGACAcaagtattaataaaattaataacacaaCGTTAATTACAAGTGATTATGAtgatagttttataaaaaaattatcattatcaaatagtcaagaatttaattatgatgatgatgatagtttTGATGAATCACATAGCTCATTTTATCATAGTTTAGCATCAATGAattgtgatgatgaaaatataattgaaaaaattccaaatgataattttaataaaattaattttcatttgaataaatttgatacttcAATTGTGAGTAAATCACcgaattttaatgttattaatattaatcaaaaattaaaaaattatattagttATGTTAATTCAGCAttgattaaaaacaataaatataatataagcCTGATCAAAAAAGACTGTCAATCCAAagatagtatttttttaaatagtttaaattcAAAGTGTGTATCTAATATTACACTTGATGAAACAAATCCAATGACAAATAGCCAGGATAATTTATCTTTAACAATTAcaaatgatgaagaagaaaaaagtcttgaatcatcatcaaatgtaaatttaaaacacattTATCCCATTACGAATTATGATggtaataatttgttttttgataaagaACCTACTTCTTGTTATCATACTGCTAAAAATAGCAATAGATTTGCTACAAACCAAACAACAAAATTGGACAATAATCCTCAAGGTGACATTGTTGATTTTGATGCATCAATTGG aTGTTCAGAAACTTCATTTTACAGTATTGATGAAGAGTATGAGTATGTTGATCCAGTTAAAAATGTTGCATTTATCGAACGACGTTTGTTAGTTTTATCACCGGG TCGAGAAGTTGACGAGATGGACAAGGCAAAAGACGAAAACAGCTGGCTAAAAAAacttg atgagttatcaattgaatcaaatgaaaatgagGCTTCTACAAGTTTGAATAAATGCTCAATTGATAATGAAACACTTAGACGACGTCTTACTGAACATGGTGAGATACCAGGACCAATAACAAACACAACGTATCATGTTTACTTGAAACGTCTTTATAGATTGGAACGTAaatgtgataaaaattatgaacaaTGTCGAAAGCTAGATACAGTTAATAAGGTGGAGATGAAAATTAGTCAATCATCGGGTTcatctaaattattaacaacagaTTGGCTAACAAATTATAAGTTTTATCAAGATTTAGAAGATAAAGCTCTTCgtgaatatcaaaatatagaTGATAAACGTAAATATCGTGGTGGTACTGGTAAAGTGTCATTCAATTATCTTTTATTGGATCCAAGAGTAACAAATGATCTTCCTCGTAAAGCTGATAAATTATCTCTTGCTGAACGttggacaatatttattaatagtattttttatattggcaAGGGAAAAGCTGCAAGATCTGCAGCTCATTTGTATGATGCATCTGATGTTTGGAcaggaaagaaaaaatatgttggaggatcaaataaaaaaattcaacgaaTTTTGgatatttggaaaaataataaaggtgTTATTTGTCTTCATGTTTTTACAAATACAATGCAAGAAGAAGCTTTTACACGTGAAGCTGCAATGATTGATGCACTTGGTACAGAAAATTTAAGTAATTGTAATAGAGGTAATTATTATGGTACTGCAAAAACAATGAGTAATCaggataaaaattcattaggtaaatttttattatacaaagctatggaaatttttatgtttgaaGGAGAACGGCAATTAtttccaaaaaatattgaataa
- the LOC122853249 gene encoding steroidogenic acute regulatory protein-like: MMRPERMSSRNITGIGTLGSNNYIISEDLIAGTKHNGKMSRVRRFFCLLVTFDLLVTCLLWLICTVTAGQSITTAFEKQLIHYDIKTSLIDIVIVAAIRFTFLLLFYGLIYMNHWIIVAISTAGTSIFLSVKVYFFDWTEITQPGFLVLLIFVSFVIAWAETWHFDCRVVSLETLADLWISNTRDSERSPLLNNYLNIPARSYVAESVGTFFTPQDSPIQSDDEDNNYYQSGSVVNNTNKPKETPDTFIPTMKSYLTPNKISKYKSMASSLVDCAHELLTSPDWKIINTTSDGDILSVLTQSYGQVFKIEGVVDAVASELIDYLYDKIEELPKWNKDVIDAKKILFIDDDTDIVYQSTKPYGRGLIDSRDFVTLRSRGKRDKFFITSGSSLHGDFPKRDKFIRGENGIVCMATEPIAVDSISSGIINQTKCKFTWILNTNLNGWLPQRVIDNALTNTLVNFMIMMRLHIKALP; this comes from the exons atgATGCGACCAGAAAGAATGTCATCTAGAAATATAACTGGTATTGGAACACTTGgtagtaataattatattatcagcGAAGATTTAATTGCTGGAACAAAACACAATGGAAAAATGTCAAGAGTCAgaagatttttttgtttacttgtTACATTTGATTTACTTGTTACATGTCTTTTATGGCTAATATGTACTGTT acagCAGGACAAAGTATAACAACAGCATTCGAAAAACAACTTATTCATTATGACATTAAAACATCATTGATTGACATAGTT ATTGTTGCTGCAATTAGATTTACGTTTTTGCTATTATTTTATGGTTTGATATACATGAATCATTGGATAATCGTTGct ATATCAACTGCTGGCACGAGTATTTTTCTAAGtgttaaagtttatttttttgat tgGACAGAAATAACTCAACCTGGTTTTTTGGTACTTTTGATTTTCGTATCATTTGTCATTGCCTGGGCTGAAACATGGCATTTCGATTGTCGAGTTGTTTCACTAGAGACACTTGCTGATTTATGGatttcaa ataCAAGAGATTCTGAAAGATCTcctttgttaaataattatttgaatataccAGCTAGAAGTTATGTTGCTGAGAGTGTAGGTACATTTTTTACACCACAAGATTCACCAATACAATcagatgatgaagataataattattatcaaagtgGATCTGTTGTTAATAACACAAATAAACCAAAAGAGACACCTGATACTTTTATACCTACTATGAAATCTTATTTGACACCAAATAAA ataAGTAAATACAAAAGTATGGCATCATCACTCGTTGATTGTGCTCATGAATTACTTACATCACCtgattggaaaataataaatacaacttCTGATGGAGATATTTTATCAGTTTTAACACAAAGCTATggtcaagtttttaaaatagaa GGTGTTGTTGATGCAGTTGCTTCAGAActtattgattatttgtatgataaaattgaagaacTTCCAAAATGGAATAAAGATGTTAttgatgctaaaaaaatattatttattgatgatgatactgaTATTGTTTATCAATCAACAAAACCATATGGTCGTGGTTTAATTGATTCAAGAGATTTTGTAACattacgttcacgtggtaaacgtgataaattttttataacaagtgGCTCATCTCTACATGGTGATTTTCCAAAACGTGATAAATTTATACGTGGTGAAAATGGAATAGTATGTATGGCTACTGAGCCAATCGCAGTTGACTCAATTAGTAGTGGAATtataaatcaaacaaaatgtaaatttacatggattttaaatacaaatttaaatggcTGGTTACCACAAAGAGTTATTGATAATGCCTTGACAAATACACTTgtcaattttatgattatgatGAGACTGCATATCAAGGCATTaccataa
- the LOC122853242 gene encoding protein nessun dorma produces MDVYTFDKSLQERLVEFTEILSSKESSVSDHMRVVPSSQIKSEWSFLLELVIEPVGWQALWKIPRLTCQDLHVHYPTVVVVQVEQVDPTELSALCKIIAVQDEIHLPEKYDVPLIELYPTLNQENSVLDMIGTSTYIDQLRFFYNNLWMPWDCDDDDNVDWVQLHLETRLRLFFDMKRGIVNKDTCDIIRTLIREAKDIHTKITRLEIDFSDDDNDDEDDEQETKCLVDEDKACQLMKLHLRMQKIKTEIDVLENPVMRNLLQRNPDLNNKNIAAKRRESRGRKLEAFFVWHGGSLEETINCLNKITEFLPKDIFTKTSSCLQEALDASQAGDKIIIGEGEHQIRRAGGLEEGGTIRGLSDCQSTVLCAKDSATGVSLLDFSGGEVSLENVSVDLGELQAGILVRKGIVKISGCKIFASNESIVKLGIIVLPEAKLIVENSSFYGLGTAIFVHPTGECVLNNCQFENCVDGIQLQDESRCDASGCKFLDIKEYGIRFESDKEFSSAEHKIGGCEILNNIKDVSFNNCDFKNIGKNNVTIKLKQPDTLPVKQDNAMDTA; encoded by the exons ATGGATGTCTACACATTTGACAAGAGTCTTCAAGAACGTCTTGTTGAGTTTACTGAAATTCTATCAAGCAAAGAATCAAGTGTATCTGATCACATGCGAGTTGTTCCATCATCACAAATTAAATCAGAATGGTCATTTCTTTTGGAATTAGTTATTGAACCAGTTGGTTGGCAAGCATTATGGAAAATTCCACGTTTAACATGTCAAGATTTACATGTACATTATCCAACAGTTGTTGTTGTACAAGTTGAACAAGTTGATCCAACAGAATTATCAgcattatgtaaaataattgctGTACAAGATGAAATTCATTTACctgaaaaatatgatgtaccattaattgaattatatccAACattaaatcaagaaaattcTGTTCTAGATATGATTGGTACATCAACTTATATTGATcaattgagatttttttataataatttatggaTGCCTTGggattgtgatgatgatgataatgttgattGGGTACAGTTACATTTAGAAACAAGAttacgtttattttttgatatgaaACGTGGAATTGTTAACAAGGACACTTGTGATATTATCAGAACATTAATCAGGGAGGCCAAAGATATTCATACTAAAATAACTCGTcttgaaattgatttttctgatgatgataatgatgatgaagatgacgaACAAGAAACAAAATGTCTTGTTGATGAAGACAAAGCATGTCAGCTAATGAAATTACATCTTCGtatgcaaaaaattaaaactgaaATAGATGTTTTAGAAAATCCAGTAATGcgtaatttattacaaagaaatccagatttaaataataaaaatattgctgcTAAAAGACGAGAAAGTAGAGGAAGAAAATTAGAAGCATTTTTTGTATGGCATGGTGGTTCACTTGAAGAGACAATTAATTGtcttaataaaattacagaatTTTTACCCAAGGATATATTTACCAA aACAAGTTCATGTTTACAAGAGGCACTGGATGCATCACAGGCTggagataaaataattattggtgAAGGAGAACATCAAATAAGACGTGCAGGTGGTCTCGAAGAGGGTGGAACTATCAGAGGATTGTCTGATTGTCAATCGACTGTTTTATGTGCCAAGGATTCAGCTACAGGTGTTTCATTACTTGATTTTTCTGGTGGTGAG GTTTCATTGGAAAATGTAAGTGTTGATTTGGGAGAATTACAAGCTGGAATACTTGTTAGAAAAGGAATTGTTAAAATATCTGGatgtaaaatatttgcttCAAATGAAAGTATTGTTAAACTTGGAATAATTGTACTACCTGaggcaaaattaattgttgaaaattcatcattttatgGTCTTGGAACAGCTATTTTTGTTCATCCTACTGGTGAATGTGTCTTGAATAATTGCCAATTTGAAAATTGTGTTGATGGAATTCAG cTACAAGATGAATCAAGATGTGATGCATCTGGCTGTAAATTTCTAGACATCAAAGAATATGGAATTCGTTTTGAGTCTGACAAAGAATTTTCAAGTGCTGAGCATAAAATAGGAGGatgtgaaattttaaataatattaaagatgtttcttttaataattgtgattttaaaaatattggaaaaaacAATGTTACTATTAAATTGAAACAACCTGATACATTGCCAGTCAAACAAGACAATGCAATGGACACGGCATAG